The sequence below is a genomic window from Deltaproteobacteria bacterium.
TTAAGGCGCAGATACATGCTGGGGGTCGGGGAAAGGCGGGTGGGGTAAAACTTGCAAAGAGCCATCAAGAGGCAAAACAATTTGCAGAGGCACTCCTAGGCAAAAAACTTGTAACGCACCAGACAGGGGCAGAAGGCAAAGAAATAAAAAAGGTTTTGATAGAGGAAGGCTGCCAGATAGCAAGGGAACTTTATCTTGGGATGGTTGTTGACAGGGCTAAACAAAGGGTTGTTGTAATGGCATCTCAGGAGGGCGGTGTTGAGATAGAA
It includes:
- a CDS encoding acetate--CoA ligase family protein, with translation MNIHEYQAKEILAKYGVAVPKGSVAWTPDEAEEAAKCILKNNKVCVVKAQIHAGGRGKAGGVKLAKSHQEAKQFAEALLGKKLVTHQTGAEGKEIKKVLIEEGCQIARELYLGMVVDRAKQRVVVMASQEGGVEIE